The Salarias fasciatus chromosome 12, fSalaFa1.1, whole genome shotgun sequence DNA segment tattaaaactggtctgttatgtttctatgttactgatttgaactggtaagAGTAActgccttttattattttggaggaatgataaaaccaatattaagatggttattaggaaaatactagcattaaaaatactgaaataaactaaattaattccttgggtacacctgatggtatgaaacacctggaagtcttcaaaactgaaatgagaaacataacttgagtttgataaactttgtaagtattccttacctgaattttctccatacaaatattaaacaaaagtcaaaatgcatttcttcaaaataagacaacacctgaattattaaaaaaaaaaaaaaagaaagacagaaagtaaagatttattaggtagGCTACTTAGGgaaaaaatcttcactaattaatggtgggctcctattgcagtttcacagtaacaacaaacagtcaaacagttggatcagatcctccgtctcccactacTAGgcgttctgttttcttttctgctggattctgattaaagtacATCTATAAATCACTGCGTCTTTTCCTCTCGCCAAGCCCCGCGAAAGTTGCTGCCACGCTCTCTAGTGCGCCGGTGCATGCGGTGCAGGcgtggtcaaacaggaagcagctcgtgaattcataatattttcagagtaaagcagccgatctgtgtgaaaagctgggggaatcgcatttgttttaatttattttgaaagtcaaaatactgacattttcgtctcgtctcgttaacgaaaacaacagatacgtctcgtcacatttccgtcttttaaagagatatttttagctcgtcacgtctcgttttagtcacagaaaaaaggggcgttgacgaaatattttcgttgtcgtcatcgttaacgaaaacgAAAACAACATGTTAAATATGTCAAACCTGTCAGCAATCGGCGTGGATCCATCCAATCGGACGTATCGATGGCTGAGATGTTTCATTAACTCTTCCACGATGTCCAGCATCATGGTGAACTGACTGAATAACACCACTCGATCTCCCTGTGGATTGACGGGAAATACAACATTTTATATGTGGTGAAGATCGCATGTACCACGGCCATCAATCCCACCTGCATTTACCTTATCCTTTAgtgaggacagcagctctgtgaggTGGGAGAATTTTCCAGAGTCAAGTAAGAGACTCTGTTCCAGCCGGTAGGAGCCGATGGAGGAATACTGCTTGCACAGACGATGCAGCTCGAAGTCGGACATcacctccatgtcctcctggaTGAGAGCCGCATCTGCATCGAAGTGGGTCGGCTCCTGGTGaggaaataacaaaaataaacaaacctgGCAAAGATATATCAcaacagaaagaggaaagagTGACAAGAGAGtcacagaagtgaaaaaaaaaaaaaaaaaaaaaaaaattcagtttgggaaaaaaacttcaaaatacaacactgtttttttcccagccaATGAAATCAAAGaataaaattaatatttaaagttttttgaaAGTCTGAAATCTTCAGCCAAGTAAGTTTGGCTGCATAGTTTGAGAAagtgaaattcaaatgaagagtgagagagaaattTCTGAGAGTGAGACTGACTTTGAGCATGAGTTTGCTCATGGCTTTGAGCTTCTCTGTGGTGTAGTACTGCCTGTGGAGCAGAGGGTGGTTGGCCATCTTTCTCAGCTGCATCATCACGTTGCTTAACTCCCGCTCTGGAGGAAGAAACCCAACAGTTTAGTGAACAAATGTCGCTTCATAATCTACACGGAGTCATGTCAAATAGTTTTCAACAGCTGAAGTGAAGGGTTTCTGTCTTACTCTCGCCGTTGATGGAAGTCTTGAGTTTTTTGAAGAGCGTCTGGTAGAGAACCTGCTGCTTCTCGCTCATCGGGCAGTACTCCACATTCTCTTCTTTTGCTGGCAGCTGCTTGAGGACCTGAAATGAGAcgaatgtgggttttttttaaatcacaaacgATGTTTTCAAGAAATGAATGTTTCCACTTGGCCAGACTGCCTCACCTCGCTCTTGACTCTCCTGAGGATGAAAGGCTTCATGATGAGTTTGGCCTGAGTTATACGGTCCCTCTCGAAACGACTCTGCTCCTCATGGGATTTCTGACAAATCAAACAGTAATCAATTCAAGGAAAGGAACCCTCTTTATTGCCAAACAACAAAATTAAATGACGTGACTGACTGGTCCAAACTAGTCAAACTTGAACTTGAAACGGCACACTAACCATGGAAAACATTTTGGAGAGCTgtgtggtggagctggagaacaAAGAAGGCATGATGAAGTTCAGAAGAGACATCAGCTCCAGCAGGTTGTTCTGTAGAGGCGTTCCCGTCAGCAGCAGGCGATGCTCCGCCTGCAGAGAAAGAATTGAGCCACAGAAAGATGTAAAATATCACAGCAGACTACGGTGCTGACAACGCTTCAGAATACGGCCGTCAACCAACATTGATGGCCATGAGGTGGCGGTAGCGCAGAGTGTTCATGTTCTTCAGCATGTGGCCTTCGTCAAACACAGCGTACTTCAGACACAGCTTCCGAAAGAGGCTGCGGTCGCTTTCGTTCCCTATCGCCAAGTTATACCTGAGGAAAACCAACaggtcaaaaatgtgagttcaGACTTTTCCGCAGCATGTTTCTCTACTGTCGGCTGGACGGATGCTTACGTAGTAACAATGACATTGAAGTCAACAGCTTTATTGAGGATGTCGTGTCTGAGGTAGCGGCGGTCTTCCATAGATCCTGTACACAACACAAAGTGACACGTTTACCAAAACCACAAGGAAATAGATATTCTTAGATATTTACTAATTATTAATGGGAATAACCGTCACCAACATGCATCAGACTTTCTAATGGCTGCAATCTTTGGAAGTCGTCTGACACTGACATTTGTTTCTTAGATTGAATGGTGACAGTGTCTTGTCTTTCTATTTAACACAAACTAGGTTAGAAGATGTGAATTTAGAGTCTTACCATAATAAACTAGAACTTTGAGATCTGGACACCACAGCTTCAGCTCTCTGACCCAGTTATCTACATGAGGAGAGAAATTCAAGACAacaaaatgttatatttttggAAAGTTGAAGTAATCTGTTGAGTTAATCCGCTAAAATCAATGAGTGAAATGACATGGCTATAACTAAAACTAGACCAagaattacacatttttaaatataaacaGGATTTGGAAGCTGGATTTCAAACTAAAAGGTGACACAACTGTCTACTTAGTGTAACGATATAATTCTATGTGGTTAAAACTACCAAACAAAGAAGTGAGATGAAGTTCTTACCCAGTGTAGAGGCAGGCACAGTGATGAGGTGAGGACCCTCTATTCCGTTCTGGTACAACTGGGCTAGAAAAGCTATGGCCTGGATAGTTTTGCCTAAAccctgcaaaataaaatgagaggaggaggagacggagatgAAAAGATGCTGTCAAACATCCAACGGAGAGCTCAAGTGtgaggcaaaaacaaaactgctgacAGATTTATATATATACTAACAAAATCATTACTTGAGTTACCAGTTCAATACGACTTAATAAATTTaatctgctgcttttgttttttttaaatctttaactTCTGCAACATGGATACATCGGCAGAAGATGGACTCATTGATACTGACAGGAAAATAatggaaattaaagttatttctgGCTTTAGACTGTCAACATCTCAAAGGCTTAAGTAAAGTCCTTACCATTTCATCAGCCAGGATGCCACTAAGCTTGTGttcatgaagcagcagcagccacttcagaccaatcagctgataagGTTTCAGCtcaaacctggaaaaaaaaaaaaattaaatttttacCAAGTTAAACCTATGCAGACTAAATGCCCCCAACACAATTCAATGGTCATTTTAAATTGCTATGTGACACGAGCTTCAGATTTATCCAGATATGagacaaaaactgcattttcaagTAGTTTTGATGTCCGAGATCCTGCTTATGCATGCAAACATTTTGGAATTGACCAAATAAAACTGTCAATGACTATCAAAAATCAAAGGTAAACATTAAAGACGATGCAGTAAATAATAACATAGATGAAGGAtgcttttcctcctgttttatCCTTGCCCATGCAACAGCATTTTCTCCGAACCTGTGGTTTTCAAAACGTGTTTATCCAAAGCTGGTTGAATGGCATGGAGAGCGGGTTTTCAAAGCTACAGCTGAATATACATCATATGAACGTTTTACTCACTGGGCGTTGAGTATACTGGGCTGCTTCATGGTTCCTGTGCCCTGATCGATGATCGCAGTGACCTGCTTGACCATCTTCGACGAGATCGTTTCACATTTGGACATGAGCCCCAGAACGACCCGCCGCTCTTTGAGGACGActctgcagccaatcagcaaGTCTTCTGAAAGCCCATTGTCCTTGTGGAAAACTTCAAGCTGAAGAAGAACAGCATTTTAAAGATCAGTAAATACAACATGAACTGCCGGTCTGAGGCCTGTCTCCTCACACCTGCGGTTTGTGGCCTGTCTGACATCTCTACATCTTACCAGGCTCTGCCAGCTATCAAAAGGTCTCAGTTCCACAATCTTCTGGGCTTTTTTGACCGAGCAGCCGGAGATCAGCGACAGCTCGTCTAAAGAAGCCTCTTGGAAAAAAGTCACTATCTCCTTCTTGACTTCTGTCATTCCGTGTCCCTTGTCCAGCTCCATGTCGGAATCGTCAAAGTCGCTGCTCAGACATTCCTCATCGTCTTCGCCTTCAGAACTGATCGGCTCATTGGTGTCACGTGCGTGCATCTTCCTCTCTGTTGCCTGTTTTTTAGCCAAGCTGGTCCCACTTGCAAACTTGGACAGCATCTGAGCAGCATGGGAAGCGGAGGACGTGGCTGGCTTCACAGAGGAGGACGGCTCACTTTTTGTAATCCATGAGGACGTAGTTGAGATACGCTTGATTTCTGGACTTTTTCTGTTGTCCACATCAGAGTCTTCACTGTCCTCAGTAGAATCGGAGTTATTCCTCTCCGAGACAGCGGTGTCTCTGTCATTTTTAGAGTTCCTGTGATCTCCACTTTCTTTAGAGTCCTTTGTGGATTCTGAATTATCTGTACTGTCATCATCTGATTCACTAATGTCTCTGTAGTTCTTAGGTTCCTTCTGGTTTCTCCTGTTTTTACCATCTTCATAATCTTTGTGACACCTGGgctttttgtggcttttttttgaTTTGTCTTTACTCTTTGTCTTGCTGTATTTCTTCTCTTCAGGCTCAAGTGAGGTGGAAGTGTTGTTATCTAGCatgagagggggaaaaaaaagcctctaTTAGAATCATCAAAACAAGAAATGTACCAGTATGCACGAAGATCGTGTTCGCACCTGGATCAGAGAACATTTGTAAAACTTGCACACAATCTTCAAGATTCCAGTTGTGTTCCTGTAACACCATCCGCAACTCCTacaacaagaaacacacacattggtATCACATGTTGACCATGATTACTGCTTTGTTTCAaccttactttttttttcaggtcatCATTTCCATGTGTTGAATGAATAATTTTTGGGATTTAACCCTCTGCTGCACAGCGTCCACTACAGTGGGCAGCTACtaaaaagtcattttctctTAAACGTAGTGGTTTCTACAGTGGAACTGCACATCAGCCTCTGGAGTGCTCTCTGCTGCCATACTCCATCGATGTCTATTCAGTGGTCAGTTGATGTAATTGCAAGTACATTTTCCTCTGAATCTGGGATGACAGAGAAACGGCCTCTGCTGCCACCCGCTGCTGGCATTTCCTGTGCTTCTAGAGTCATTTCACAGAAGTAGAGCATGACGTCAGGTTTGGCTCAGAAAATCGTGTGTGTTGATTTTTACAGTTAGTTCACAATGCTTTATGTTGAGTGTCCAGATGCATGCCGTCCACTGCAGTGGACGTTTCTGTAACTTCAtgaaaaaatctgttttttttttttttttttttttaaaaggttgaacatgttttttttggagGGTCTTGAGAAAACTAAAAccacttcagaaagaaagctcGACCAAGGCTTTCGTGATTCATGCAGCAGAGGGTTACAGCGAGTGCATTCATGTTGTTAATGTTTGAGCATTAAGAGTTGAGTTAACAGGCTGTGGAGACAGGATGTGCACAACATGTAGGCAGACACAAGCCACTCGCTGATAGAGACACACTACAGGAGTTTTCCAATCTTCCctgattcagagaccacacacttgAAGACAACAGAATACAGATCGCACAacgtcttcctctcctgatcttctagtgtgtggagCCACTacggagcagaacacacactagaagattctCCATTGGAGGATCGGCTCCTTCACTCTGTCTTCCAAATGTGGCG contains these protein-coding regions:
- the smarcad1a gene encoding SWI/SNF-related matrix-associated actin-dependent regulator of chromatin subfamily A containing DEAD/H box 1A; the protein is MSHFNLDRFRYEKKTANKEEDSGSKSPESEKENKPATMKSVKAAPKSHARGVVFEEVLTIDLEDDDVISEPKKQMSLTGKTKSEENTSTCEVSDHTDDEDELDNKMNRLLEMFPQLSRTELLTVIRSTSTMEGAVAACIIQFGDKEAPHQSRKRKQDGSSSSQQSGETQPHKKSKPSEDSEDEGGKKECSWEKQEAMVRRLQKKFPDQDKEELRMVLQEHNWNLEDCVQVLQMFSDPDNNTSTSLEPEEKKYSKTKSKDKSKKSHKKPRCHKDYEDGKNRRNQKEPKNYRDISESDDDSTDNSESTKDSKESGDHRNSKNDRDTAVSERNNSDSTEDSEDSDVDNRKSPEIKRISTTSSWITKSEPSSSVKPATSSASHAAQMLSKFASGTSLAKKQATERKMHARDTNEPISSEGEDDEECLSSDFDDSDMELDKGHGMTEVKKEIVTFFQEASLDELSLISGCSVKKAQKIVELRPFDSWQSLLEVFHKDNGLSEDLLIGCRVVLKERRVVLGLMSKCETISSKMVKQVTAIIDQGTGTMKQPSILNAQFELKPYQLIGLKWLLLLHEHKLSGILADEMGLGKTIQAIAFLAQLYQNGIEGPHLITVPASTLDNWVRELKLWCPDLKVLVYYGSMEDRRYLRHDILNKAVDFNVIVTTYNLAIGNESDRSLFRKLCLKYAVFDEGHMLKNMNTLRYRHLMAINAEHRLLLTGTPLQNNLLELMSLLNFIMPSLFSSSTTQLSKMFSMKSHEEQSRFERDRITQAKLIMKPFILRRVKSEVLKQLPAKEENVEYCPMSEKQQVLYQTLFKKLKTSINGEKRELSNVMMQLRKMANHPLLHRQYYTTEKLKAMSKLMLKEPTHFDADAALIQEDMEVMSDFELHRLCKQYSSIGSYRLEQSLLLDSGKFSHLTELLSSLKDKGDRVVLFSQFTMMLDIVEELMKHLSHRYVRLDGSTPIADRIGLIDEFNTDPDIFVFLLSTRAGGLGINLTSANVVILHDIDCNPYNDKQAEDRCHRVGQTRPVQVIKLISKDSIEDCILQLGLKKLKLEQDMTAAEQGGEGTIPEDMASLLRASLGL